A segment of the Candidatus Nitrososphaera gargensis Ga9.2 genome:
AGCTGGCTCAGGAGCGCCAGAAACCCTATCGGGATCACGGCATAGGTCCAGAAATCTCTGGCGGTGTTTATCACCAGCTGGTCGCGTATCAGGTTGTAGATCTCGATGTTTGCCCGGTAGCCGGACAATAGGAACAGGATGCCAGAGACAAATGCGATGCCTGCTGCGAGCCTGTTCCTTGTCGTGCTGTAGCGCAGCGTCTGGAGGCGGTCGTAGACGATTCTCTGCTGGACGGCCGACTTGGGCACCTGCCCATAGATTGCTAGGCGCTTCATCTTTGAATGTGAGTACTTGTGCCTCGCTTCGTACGCTGTTATCCTCAGCCTGATCCCCTTTTTGTCCACGGACTCGGCAAGCGACTTGGGTATCAGGTAGCTTGAAAGCCCTATCAATCCCTTCTTCACGACCATGTATTCTGGCAGAGTTTTCCGAAGGAATCCTACCTTTTTCCGGTCTGACGAGTACACCGACCTGTTGATGAGCGCTGCCCAGTCTGAAAATGGATCGTGCGGTGTCGTACACTAGATATATGCTGACAGGGCTATTATGGGTTCTCTCCATACTACTCCCTGAAAGTGAGCCCCAAAAGTGAACCCTGCAAATGAACAAGTGCATGAGAAGGGGCGAAAAAACATGCAAAAACAAGTGATAAGACAAGCCAATGTATACAATACGTGTGAAAAGCAATAATATTCCAGCCGCCGTCATTTCGTCTGCCGTGGCCGCGCTCTTGATAGTCGGCCTTGCCAACCAGGCATATGCTGCACAGATCAACGCGTCGTTGATACCGGAATTTGACAGGGCAGCAGGCAGCTTTATTGGAGTAAAGTTTGTGCAAATGAGATACGAGCCGGGGAGCGCGGTGGCAGATCTGTTCAATGGCAGGACAGAGAGGATCGAGTTTTCCATACCGGGGACAAACTCAAGCGGAATTGACAGGCTGATAGCGGCGGCCAACCAAGCGCTGCTTAGGGTTCAGAGCCCAGTCCAGATAGTAAGTGCCAACCTCACATACTCTGGCGCAATCAGGGGCGAGGCTGACAGGCTCATGCTTACATACAGCGTCGAGTTCATCCCAACATTCTCCGGGTTCAAGCTCGATAGGAACGCCACTGACAACATACCCATAGACATCAACTGGAGGGGTTTTGTGATCGATGGGCCGGTGCTGGTCGATTCCCCGGAGCACGGCACGGTGAACGTCAACCAGCCGATCGGGCTCTTGTCACTGGCGTTCCCTGAGTTTGCAGAAGGGCTCGCCGGCTCTTCTGAAGAAGCGCGGCAGATCATGGAAGAGCCGATACTTGACTTTAGCGAAGTGGGAGCGATGTCCATGGAAAGGTGGCACTGGCTCTTTGATCCGACTTGGAGCCAAGCAAGCACCGGAGGCATACTGAGCGGCGAGGGCATAGGCAGGGCCAAGGTTATGTCGGTATACTCGCTTGGCGAATGCAGCATCAGGGAAGGGTGCCCGCCGCCGAAAGAGAGTGACACAACAGTGAGCATTGACGGCACGCCGGTGCAGGTGCACATCTCCACCCCGCAACCAAACTCACAGATAGAGATCGCAGGGTTCACTAGTATCGAGAAGGCAGGAGGTCAGGAAATAATCAGAGTTGAGATGGACAACCCCAGCCTGTCGCTGCCACCCTTTACGATGCAGGTGCTCATGGTGCTTGCCGGCATGATGGGGGCGATAGCCTTCTTTGTGCTCTTCAAGTCCAGAAAGTAAAGCCTAGTACTTCCACTCGGCCGAGATGCCGTTCCACCACGCCCGGTACGGCCGGGCGTCCTGCCCGATCTCTTCTTTTACCCTATGTTCTATTGAAAAGAACATATTTTCAAGGGCATCGGTCCCGCCGTCGGCGTAAAGCTCGCGCCCTATCTCCTGCACCCGCCCCTTTTTGTCAGCAAAGTCCGGGGCCTGCGGGCTCTGGATGCAGTAGGTGAGCAAATCGTACAGCTCTTCTTCCAGATAAGCGTCCAATTTTCAGTCAATCCTCTTGATGATGTGGTAGCCAAATTCTGTCTTGACCGGCTCTGACAGCTGACCCTTTTCCAGCTTGAAGGCAGCATCCTCAAAGGGCTTGACCATCATGCCGCGGCCAAAGTATCCTAGGTCGCCCCCGCGCTTGCCACTGCCCCTATCGATTGATAGCTCCTGCGCTAGCTTGGAGAAGCTTTCGCCTTTCTTCAACCTGTCAAGTATTGCAATGGCCTCGCTCTGCTTCTGCACTAGAATGTGAGAGCATTTGATCTTGTTTGCCATTTTCTAGAGTATTGAAGAAAAGACAGAGGAATTAACTTTTCCTTTGCACAAAAAATGAAAAAGGAGATGGTGGCAATAACCTAGTTGTTATTGCGCTGTATAGTTGCTGTTGTTGCTGCTGGCACTCTCTGAAGAGGTTGTTGCGTTATCTGAAGAAGGAGCGGGCATTGTTGCTGCTGCCCCGTCGTCTCCACTTTCAGCCTCTATTTCTCCGCCTTCGGCCGCCGCTGTCAGCGTCTCGCCGTCAAACTCGAAGATGCCGGTCCTTTGCGTTCCGGTCTCTACGAATTTGAGCTCGGCGCTGCTAGCAGTGTTGTTGCCGGCTGCTGTTGACGCCGTCCCGCCGCTGTTAGGCACTGGGATCTTTATTTCGATGCTTCCGTCCTTGGCGACTTCGTCTATTCCAA
Coding sequences within it:
- a CDS encoding peptidylprolyl isomerase, coding for MANKIKCSHILVQKQSEAIAILDRLKKGESFSKLAQELSIDRGSGKRGGDLGYFGRGMMVKPFEDAAFKLEKGQLSEPVKTEFGYHIIKRID